The genomic region AAGTCATCAAACAGTTCAAGGAACAGGATGTTGGGAGAGTTATCGTTACTGAGGATGGAAAACCTGTGGGCATCCTGACCCATTCGGATATCATCCGGGTGTTTCCCTCTCTGTAATGCGTAACTTATACAAACGGATAAATACTAGCTTGTCAAACTTAAAAGTTGATTAATCATGCAGAGTGAGCAGTTTACCCATAATATCCGTAGAAAGCGCGTGATGAGTACCGATGGTAAGATCATCGGACAGATCAGGAACATTTCCTTTGATGCGCCGACCGGGCAGTTGAAGGCACTTCTCATCCGCCCTGATGCTGGTTTTGATGCGACCGGTTATAAACTCGAAAATGAGGCGATCACCTTGCCGTTTGAAGCAGTGAAGGACATAACGGACTTCATTGTGGTCGACAGGTATATGCTTCGCTGAACGATCTCAATAACTCACTCAATTTTTTTAAAAGTATTTTCGGAGAGCGTCGGCTGTTCCTTCGCCGTACGTTTTGTCCATTACCATATCGGCGGCTTGTTTTGCTTCTGGAGAGGCGTTTGCCGGAGCAATTGAAATTCCGCCGAGTTTCAGCATCGACACATCGTTGACAGAGTCTCCCGCGACCAGAAAGTCTGCGGGAGTGAGTCCCATCAGCTCTGCCAGTTTTTCGAAGGCTGCACCTTTGGTGATGTCGGGGATCTGAAGGTGAATGGCAAATCCTGTGTCGATGACGTTGACCGGCATGTCTTTGAGTATGTCTTTTATGATCTCGGTAGGAGCATCACGGGAAAATGCGATATCTGATTCCCGGTATTTGGGGCTGAAAAGACGCAGTTCGTCACCTTTCGGCTGAAGTTCCGCTACGATCTTTTCATAGGCAGCACGACAGATTTCCTGGTTGCCGGCAATTTGTTTTCGGCCGAGATATCCCAGACGGTACACACCGCCGTTCTCGGCGATTACGGTCCCATCCGTTCCGATCATGTGGGAGAAGGCGTCCAGAAAACAGAGGGTGTTTCCTGATGCAAGTATGATCGGGATCCCATCATCGAGGATCCTGCGCATCTCATCGACAACTTCAGTCGAAAGTCTGCGGCGTTCGTCTGTTAAGGTTCCGTCAATATCGGTGATGAATGCCTTGGGCATGATTAAAATAGTATTGGGGTCAGCAGGGTTTGATACCTGCGGTTTCGACCATGAACGTTGCTTCGCCGTCGGGGAGGTTTGGACTGTCCACAAGTCTTGCAATACGTTTGCCGGCTTTACTCTTTCTGAGATACACGCGGTAGGTGGCATTATGTCCTACAATGTTTCCACCGATCGGTTTGGTCGGGTCGCCGAAGAGAAGGCCAGGGTTTGACATGACCTGATTTGTTACTAAGGCAACCGCATTCAGATCGTCGACCAGTTTGAAGAGGTCGTGCATGTGCCGGTTGAGTTTCTGCTGTCTTCCGGCAAGGGTCCCGCGGCCGGCATACTCTGACCGGAAGAGACTGGTCAGTGAATCGATGATGATGAGCTTGACCGGAAGGCCGGATGCCGTGAGCTCATTGGAGAGTTCGCGGGCAGCGTCGATCAGAAGCATCTGGTGATCTGAAGAGTGGGCGCGTGCCACGTGGATATTTGCCAGAAACTCGTCAGGCGTCGGAATGGTATATCCTTCCGGGAGATCTGCGAGTTCGAGCCCTTCTGCCATCTGCTCTATACGTTCGGGACGGAAGGTATTCTCGGTGTCGATGTAGAGGCAACTTCCGCCAAGTCCGCCAAGTTCCTGCGGGAGCTGGCAGTTTATCGCGAGCTGATGTGCGATCTGAGACTTTCCTGAACCAAATTCACCGTAGAGTTCGGTGATCGCCTGGGATTCAAGACCGCCGCCGAATAAATCATCGATCTCGGGGACAAGGACCTTCAGTTTGAGAATATCCTGTCTGCGTGCAAGGATATCTGTCCCGGTTTTGAATCCACCGATGTCGGCCATTTCCCGGGCAGCTTTGATGATTTTCTTTGTGGTGGACTCACCGAGTTCTGCCGCCTCAGCGAGATCAACCGGCGTAGCGGTCGCAATACTTTCGACGGTGATGTAGCCTGCATCACGGAGCCGGTCAGCTGTTGCCGGTCCGACTCCCGGGATGTCTTCAATGTCAAGTGCTGTCATATCTTCTCTTACTCCTGTATTTCAGATATACTAATACATCAACACTGAGCCTTATAAACCCCTAACCGCGCGGTGCGATAATGCCCCGTGAACATCCAAAAATACCACTCTCACTCAGAGAGATGCCTTACCATTTTTTTCACTTCGCCCCGGAATTTTTACTGATCCGATATCCTTATACCCGTCTTTGACCCATGTATCGGTATGGTAGAAAAAAATAACCCCGAATACAAAAACGCTCTTCTTGAAATGGCAGGCGAAATCGGAAATAATCCCCTTGTGAAGCCCATCATCGACCAGCTCGTCTATGATTTTATACGGTCTCCGGAATGCAAAAAGGCGTTTGGCGAATATGCCAAACGAAAGATCACCGATAAACTCGGATTATAAAAGAGATCCAAGCCTGTGAATGAGTGGGTCAGCATCGATAGGGTTTGATACGAGGTTTGTGACCTCTATCCGTCCATTTCGGCAGATCCCCTCGACATCAACAGTTGTCCCGGGAACCGGACTTTCATTGGTAAGTAGGATCCAGACCTCTTTTCCGTCATCAAGCGAAAGACCCTCGGGTCTTGGGATAATAATTCCGGTCAGGGAGACACTCTTTCCGGGGAGATTTATCGTTCTGATTGCCGACCCGCGGCCTACGGAGAGTTCCAGCTCCCCGTAACGGTTCAGCTTCGCGGCGGCATTAATCACCTGCACAGGGTCTCCCGGCAAAAACAACGCATCTGCCGCATCTCCCCATATAGCGACATTCACTCCGCTTTTCTTTGATGAGCTTTGGACGCTCACATTTCTCACACGTGATTCGGTCCCGCGTCGGGTGGTAAAGGTCCTGACATCGGAGACCGACGATACAATACCGGTCACAACCGGATTTTGGCCCTCGGTCACATCGGCTGCATCCCGGGTGAGGGCTCCGATCTCATCAGGGAGGATGCGGATCTCTGCGGAGTCTGAGACAACATACTCAACGATGCCCTCATCCTCCTTTCTCTGCACTCCATCTATCGAGATGGATGCTCCCTCATCCACATCAGCAAACAGATCGGGGGCCCAGCAGACAAGCCGTGCCGTTCCGGAAGCATCCCCTATGATGAACTCCTGCACGAATGAGGGTGTCCCGTCACGACGAATGATCTCTCGTATCTCGGATGCCGCAAGGATCTTTGCCGTGAGGGGGGCGGCCATTACCTCGGACTTTGGTGGTTTTTTTGTCTCAACAATGGTCACATTGCTTTCCCGAAGGGCAAGACAGGTCACCTCCTTCTTTCCCGGGCGTGGCTTGGCGATCACTTCGATCACTGAGCCGACCTCCAACTCGGATGTGGCCTCTGCCCGATCGTCCCAGAGACTCATCGTCACCGTTCCTGTGGGGTCTCCGAGGACGACAGATGCTACAAGTCCCGGAGGTTCGCCTTCGCGGGTAAATTCACGCGGAGGTTTGATCTCGAGGATCTTGCCGAAAAAAGAGACGATAGAGGTCTGAGCAGACGGGATGTCGCCGATTTTTATATGGCTTCGTCCCAGCTCATCGACGACCAGCATTGCCGCCGTGACCTCGTCGACGAGGCCACCGAGAGACTCGGCTTTCTTTTCCACACGCTCATCGAACGCTTCTTTTGTGAGCAGGTCTGAGACGAGCGCGTAATGCATTCCTTATTTCCTGTGCCAGGAAGGAGTGACGACGCAGCCGGTCATTTCCTCATAGGTTTCGGCACGGCGCATGAGTTCTGCCTTGTCGCCGTTTACTAAAACCTCGGGACACCGGGGACGCGAGTTGTACTGGGAAGACATGGCATATCCATAGGCTCCCGTATCCAAGACTGCGATGAGATCGCCGGCAACGACCGTGGGCAGAGCGCGGTCTGCCGCGAAAATATCTCCAGTTTCACAGATGGGGCCGGTAACCGTATAGGTTCCTTGTGCCGGCTGACCTGCTTTGTTGGCTACAACGACTTCATGCCAGGAGTCATACATCGCCGGACGGATCAGCAGGTTGAATCCTGCATCAACGTTCACGAAGGTCTTGTGGACCTTTTTCACGGAGTTGACTCGGGCCAGAAGGACCGTCGACTCGCCGACCATCCATCTTCCGGGCTCGACCCAGAATGCCGGGGAGATCCCTGCCTTTTTACATCCTTCAAGGAATACCGGCATTACGGCTGCCGCGTACTCTTCAGGGGTCGGGGCCTTGTCAACGGTTCCTTCACGGTGATACGGGATGCCAAGGCCTCCGCCGAAATCGACGAACTCGAGTTTTACGCCGATCTTGGTGATCTCGTCGGCCACTTTCATGATGACTCCGCAGGCGATAGCAAAAGGTCCTACTTCGAGGATCTGGGAACCGATATGACAGTGCATGCCGACCGGGATCACATATTCCATGGAAAGGGCTTCACTGTATGCTTCCAGAATCATTTCGGCAGGGATGCCGAACTTGCTGTTTTTGATACCTGTGGCGATCTTTGGATGGGTCGGTACAACGATCTCGGGGTTCACGCGGAAACCGATCTTGACGGTCTTCTTCAACTCTTTCGAGATTGTATCGATCTGGCGAAGCTCATCGACAGAGTCGACCGAGATTTTTATGCCCTTTTCGATCGCAGCACGAAGATCTGCTTCGGTCTTTGAACTGCCGTTAAAGAGAAGGATCTCTGCCGGGATGCCGGCTTCGAGGGCTGCACGCATCTCGCCGAGCGAGAAGACGTCTGCTCCTGCACCTTCGCGTGCAAGCGACTGGATGATCACTGGATTCTCATTTGCCTTTGCAGCATAGAGAAGCTGGACATTGTCTGTGTACTTCTTCAGTGCTGCTTCATAGCGTCTGAAGTTTCCGGTCACGTGATTTTCGTTCGTGACATACAGCGGGGTCCCGTACTTTTCTGCAAGGGCAACGCAGTCTGCGCCCCCGCAGAAAAGGTGACCTCCGCTGACTGAGAGTGATTCGGGAAGGTTCATGTTATCCTCGGATACCGCATTCGTTCATGCGGACTATTGCTTCTTTGATTCTATCGACCGGGCGGGTAATGGCAAAGCGGATGTATCCTGCTCCGGATGTGCCGAATCCTGTACCTGGTGTAACAACGATTCCTGCCTCGTTGATCATTCTTGCAACGAACTCGACCGAGTCTGGGACCTTCATCCATACATAGAAGGAGGCTTTCGGTGAAGTTATTTCAAAACCAAGTGACCGAAGACCGGTGACAAGGGCGTCGCGGCGTTCCTGATACACAGCACAGGCCTGATCAACACAGTCCTGAGGTCCGGTAAGAGCAGTGATCGCAGCACGCTGGATCGCGTCGAATACACCTGAGTCGATGTTGGTTTTGACTCTGCCGAATGCCTCAATGAGACCAGCATTTCCAACACACATACCGATACGCCAGCCGGTCATGTTATAGGTTTTGGAAAGTGAGTGGGTCTCAAGTCCGACATCCATGGCACCTTTTGCCTCAAGGAAGGAAGGTGATTTGTAGCCGTCGAAGGAGATCTCCGAGTAGGCGTTGTCGTGGACGACAATGATGTCATTGTCCTTCGCAAATTCAACTGTCTCTTCGAAAAATTCCATGGGGGCAACTGCTCCAGTCGGGTTGTTCGGGTACCCGATGAACATGAGTTTTGCACCTTTGAGAACATCCTTCGGGATAGCGGAGTAGTCCGGGAGGTAGTTGTTCTTCTCCAGAAGCGGCATTGGGTGGCATTTTCCCTCTGCAAAGAGCGTAGAGGTCTTGTAAACTGGGTATCCTGGATCGGACACTAGGACATAATCTCCAGGATTCACGAATGCTTCTGGTATGTGAGCAATACCCTCTTTGGATCCGATCAGGGCAAGGACTTCTTTTTTCGGATCGAGCTTCACACCGAAACGTCTGTCATACCAAGTGGCTACTGCTTTTCGGTACTCAAGCATTCCCAGGTAATCGGGATAATGGTGCGTTGCAGGATCCCGAGCGGCTTCACATAACGCATCAACAATATGCTTCGGCGTCGGTAAATCCGGGTCCCCCACACCAAGATCAATCAAATCAACACCCTCGGCACGCTTCTGTGCCTTCAATGCATCTATCTGGGCAAAAAGATACGGAGGTAAATTGTCAAGCCGTTTTGCATACATCGCATTAATATTGAACGTGCAAATAAATTAAGACGTTTGTCGGTGTGAGTTCCTATTGTTTGGCAAACAAAGAAAAGAGTGTACAAACAGGGAATAATGCACGAAAGACGGGTGCCTTTTTTCAGGACATTATGATTAACTGAATCGACCGACACAGGTGGGAAAAATTCGGTCAAACGACTCGAAAAAAGAAAAATGTGAGTTTGTGAGGTGTATTCTTGAGGGAGATACGTGAGACTTCAGGCCGAGGCGTGACTCGGAGTTGCAGTCATCTTTGGCATGTAGATTGCCTGGCGTGCATCACGGAAGTTGAACTTCTCGATGATGAGACCATTTTCCTTCAGACGTCTGAGCGCATAACGGACCGTGCGTGGCGCAAGTCCTGTGCTTAAGACAATATCTTTGTGCGTCTGAGAACCGGTGCGTTCCAGTAATTGGAAGATCGTGAGACACGACTTGGGCATGTTTGTTCTCTGCATACAAGATAATTGACTTAAAAGTATATAATAATTTCCTACACTTGTTCGTGATATTTTGAACCAACTGATGTTTTACAGAATTATGTTCGAGACGTTTCGAACTAAAAACACCCCATGACAAGCCCTTTTGGGGAAAACGGACCGCAGACGAAGATTAATCAGTTCCGGGTTACATACACACAAATCAGTATGCTTACCTGTCCTGAACGCCGCGCGGTAGGGATCATGATCGTCGTGATTCTGCTGCTTGCCGTACTGTATATTGGGACGATATACCTGTTTCCGGACGGAGGCGCAGTCCCTTATCAGGATGACAGACAGGATGGAGCATTGGTCTATTTAGAGGGTTTCGTCCTTGATACAAAAATCACCAGTACCGGCGGTCATCTGATCGTGAATGTCTCGGGCGTTGATGTATTCGTCCCAAATGGGGGCAGTGAACTCATTCTTTTGCCGGGAGATTATATCAGAGTGGTAGGAAAAGTTGACACCTATGCCGGAAAAAAGGAGATCGTCACAAACGGGATATCGGACATCAGGATACTGGTGTGATCTTAATATTTTCAACCGACATACATGACTGGTATGACAGATCTTCCCGAACCAGGTGAACTGATCGATCTGCTGAAACTCCGGGAGATCCGGCAGCGTGACCGGATCAATGTGTATCTCTACATGGATGAAGAGATCGCAAAGACCTCGAATGTCATGGATGATGTGGATAAATACCGGATGGTCGATCCGGATTACCGGCCGGTCCTTGAGATCGAGGATTGGTTGAAAAATATGCAGAAGCATATGAAACAGATCGAAGGTCCGGGAGCAAACGTTGAAAAAATGTTGAAAGAACAGCCGCTCACCGCAGAGATCCTGGAGACCGGGACGATGCAGACTGCTGTCGGCCCGCGTGGATATATCAAAGCCCTCCTTCCCTATCTTGATGAAATGGAAGAGATGGAGGTCAGGGAAGCGAAGGGATTCAAATAAATATGTGGGATCGGGTCTCTAATCAGACCCGCCATCTCGTTCACGGCAACTTCACATTGATCTGATACTTGTAATATTATTTCATCGTTGGATATGTCGTGGTTATCTTCTCCGATAGATCAGGATGCCGATCAAAAGAATTGCAATGCCCCCGGCAAGCAGAAACCGGACGTCAAAACCGATTCCGGCGGAGAGCGGATCTTTCTCATAGTCTCCATTCCAATCAAAGGTAAAGACTGCTGTATAATACTCGGCAGCCTCTGTGCTTTGTATGATCAGTCCGGCTTCACGGTTGTTGTTCGGCGAGTTGTAGTTCCAGTTGATCGAACTGATCAGAACATACTCGCCGTCAACGATCACTCCTTTGTTGTGCAGTTTGGTAAGATATGCGCTCGGTGAGAGCAGTTTTGCAGAAACGGCATTGCCGTATCTGTTCAGCGTTGCCACCAGTTCATCATTGTCCGCATCATCTTCAGTATTATAATACATGCCGTCCAGCATCACTCGGATTTCAGCTCCACGGTCCGCTGCATCAAGGACTGCGGAGAGCCAGGTATTTTCACCATCGGGATACGGCGAGATATAGGCCTGCTGAATATCAATGGAGTTGGTCGCTGATCGAATAAGTTCAGGAACAAGGCTGCTGGTGTCCGGTGAGATGACCGGCGTTATGTTCACGTTATAGAGAGTCAGCTCAGAAAAATACGGAGTTATCTTTTCATCGGCCCAAGTCTCCGGCAGAGGTTCTGTTCCGGGGATGTAGGGATAAATGTCGTAGCCGGAAATGTCGGCGGTGAACACATCCGTGAAGTAATCGGCGATCTCTGCATCCCGGACAACTGCTCCCCATCCTCTGTTTCCTTTGGTTCCTGTGAGGGGTATGCCGCTTGGTTTGAAGTTTTCCGAAAGAACGACCGTTACGTAATCATCCGCCACCATATATTTTGCATGCAGATATAGGTACCTCGCGGGGAGGTTTCCCTCACTTTCGATCGTACTGACGGAGACGCCGTTTTCTGTCAGATAGTTCATCACGCCTTTTTCTTCATCAGAGATGCCGCCCACCGGACCTCCTTCGAGAAGGAGTGTTACCTCAACACCCCGATCTACAGCTGAGGCGATCTCACGGGCGATTTCCGGATGCGTAAACTCGTACATGGAGATCAGCAGGGTTTCGCTCGAGTCACGGATCACGCCGGTTACTGCAGAATATGACGAGTCCGGTGAGACGAACAGTGTCACCGAGTCTGCGATGAATGTTTCTGGAGAGAATCTGCTCTGCCCGATCTTATAGACCCGCTCGTCCCAGACCCCGTTTGTGTACACATGGACCAAACCATTCGATGCTGCAAGTTCATTTGGCCAGGAGACTGTCTGCACGGTTTGTCCCTGCAAAAGAATCGAGAGGTCATCACCGGTGTTCGCCAGTTGGAATCTTCCGCTCTGCAGGACGTTTGGTGTCGCCCCGCTCTCCAGGATCTCATAATCCGGGAGTGTGCCGTGGATCTGATTATATGCTGCGGCACTTCGGGCAACAACTATGCGCCCTCCGGAAACAGTCCCGGCAGGAAAAGAGATCGTTCCTTCACCGTCGGAGACGGTCCATCCTGCGAGACTGCCAGTCCCTTCCAAAACAAAATACTCATCTCCGTCTCCGGAGGCATATCCATCAGGGCAGAACTCAGTGAGAACGAAAGCTGAGACGGGGGATATGCAGATGGTGAGGAGCAAAAGTGTGAGAAGCAACCTTTTCATACTGATTTTTCTTTATTTACGTCATAGTATTAGTGTATGACGGACGGGACGGTGATAAAATTCGGCGGGAGTCTGATGGATATTGCAGGAGAGATACTTTCCGAGCTCCCGGTATCACCGATCCTTATCGTTCCAGGCGGCGGGATTTTTGCGGATTTTGTTCGGGCTGAGGAGATCGACGATGATGCCGCGCACTGGAAAGCGATCGATGCGATGGAAAAATACGGCAGGTTTCTTTCCACTTTCGGATATCCGGTCACGAGTGAACTCGTGATCCCAAAGGAACCTACGATATTTCTCCCAAAACGTCTTCTCCAAAGAGAAGACCCGCTCCCTCACACATGGGACATCACCTCCGACTCGATCTCGGCATGGATCGCTGGGGTCATCAAATGCCGTCTTCTGGTCATAAAATCAGCCGATTCAGAGACGGATCTTCTAGATTCCTCGTTTCTATCCGTTCTTGCAGGAAGCGGCGTGTCTGCGGAGATCATCAACGGAAGGATCATTGGGAGTGTCCGGCATTACTTTGAAGCCACACGTTTATAATAATCGGACGCCAATTAACTAAGGAGTTTGATCGTATGGCAACTATAAAATGTACATCATGCAATGCCCCGCTCGCAGAGCGCGGTGCTACCGAGTTTAAATGCCCGGACTGTGGAGAGGTAATTTACCGCTGTGCACGCTGCAGAAAACAGAGTGTTAAATACACCTGCCCGAAGTGCGGATTCCAGGGGCTCTGAATAGTCAATGGGTGAAGTTGTTGTTATTCTGAAAATCATGCCGGAATCCCCGGAAGTTGATCTTGAGAAACTTCAGGCAGACATCAGAGCAACAGTAGCCGGTATCGAAGATATGAAAATTGAACCGATCGGATTTGGTCTGTCTGCAATCAAGATTGCAATGATCACCGAAGATGATGAAGGAGCAGGCGACAAGATCGAAGCTCTATTCTCCCAGATCCCGGGCATCGACCGTGCAGAGATCGAATCTCTGAATCGGTTACTCTAAATATCTTTTTTTTTCTTTTCAGAATGTTATTGACCGCATGATTCACCGATAATGATTTTACTGTTTTCACAGCAGGATATGGTGCAGAGTGTGGAATTGATCGAGTCACTAAAGGTGAACACTTCATCTATGATTTGATGTGTTTTTTGTCCTTGTCTTTCGCCCGGTATTTTGTGAAAAAATTTGCACGATTTTCTCAATACTTTCAGGGGCGCATCGCCTGAAATGGCGTATTTTTTTTATTCGCGTTTAATCGTGCCGATTTTGATTTTGTGACCTATAATGGGTCGAAATCGATTTTCATGCCAAAATAGGTCGCAGATGACGAAAATAAGGAAAATAAGTCAGCAGAAAGCGAATCAGGCAATTTTGCGGGGATTTTTTTAAGGGAAAGATTTAAATGCTCAACTGCTGACATATTATTATCCAACGTGTGCTGTATAGAGTAAATAAGCCGGGTTCCAAAACTGGAAAATACGGTGCTAAACCTCATAGATGAAGCCCCAGGCAGATTGTGTGTCTGAGGCGGTATGCAGCCTTTTAAGGTTGCAGGCACGCCACGATGGAAGGACTTTATCTATGAAACAGATGACAGCAAACCACCTGACCGACGCAGAGGTCATTGCAGAGTTTAAGAAAGAAGACTGCTGGGGTCTTTGCACCTCTATCGACCTGAAAGAGTGTGACCCGGCAACGATCCGTGATGCAGAAAAGATCCACCAGTTCGTACTGGAACTTGCTGACCTGATCGATATGAAACGCTTCGGCGAACCACAGATCATCCACTTCGGCCCAAATGACAGAGTCGCCGGTTACTCAATGACCCAGCTCATCGAGACTTCCCTCCTCTCTGCTCACTTTGCGAATGACACCAACGCAGCCTATATCGATATCTTCAGCTGCAAAGAGTATGTCCCCTCGGTCGCCGCAGCATTCTGTAAGAAGTTCTTCGGCGCAAAGGGAATGAACAACACTGTGTTCTTCCGCACCATCTAAGTGCGTTCTCCGCCCTCCAATATTTTTTTTAGTTTCTCCTTTTAGATTCGATCTATTATGGAGACCGTTTGCCGTTTTTTCCTGCGCCCCTGAAGATGAATTTTAGGGTGTGATGTGAGTGGGTCCCACGCCGGATCGATATAATCATCGTCTGCAGACCTATTTTTTTATATGCAGGTAAAACCACACTATACTATCTCACGCGCTTTTGATTCCCGCGGCGACCCCTTACCCGGGTATTTCTGAGGTATCACCCGCCATTTTGTATGCCTGAGTGACAATGCTTATAACTCCGTAAACACTCACCACAAATGTACTAATTTGCAAAAGGATATCCAATCATGGTCAAAGAAAACGAAGTACTCCATATCGCCGAACTAGCAGATATCGGCATTTCATCCTCAGAACTCGGTAAATTTACCGAACATTTCAATGCAATTCTCGAATATTTCGACATTCTCGATACTTTAGAGGCCACTGGCCCTCTCGAGCGCCAACTCGTCAATATCTTCCGTGAGGATGAGGTTCGGCCATGCATTTCCCAGGAGGACGCCCTCCGAAACTCACACAATCCGGAAGACGGCTATATCCGTGCCCCGAAGGTGATCTGAAATGAACGATACCTACAATGCATATCTGAATACGACCGAAATTCCCGGGACCGGCTCCGGTATCCTTTCAGGGATCCGGGTTTCAATAAAAGACAATATCTCCACAAAAGACATCGAGACGACCTGTGCATCCAAAATACTCAAAGGATACATACCGCCCTATGATGCACACGCGGTCACTCTTCTGAAAGCGGCCGGTGCAGTTATCGCCGGTAAAACGAATATGGACGAGTTCGGTATGGGTTCAACTACCGAAAACAGTGCATTCGGTCCGACATTGAATCCGCGTGACACGACCCGCGTTCCCGGAGGAAGTTCCGGAGGTTCGGCGGCCGCGATCGCCGGGGGTCTAGTCCCCATGGCTCTTGGAAGCGACACCGGCGGATCCATCCGCTGTCCGGCTGCATGGTGCGGGATCGTTGGTCTGAAACCATCCTATGGCAGAGTCAGCCGATTTGGTCTGATCGCCTATGCCAACTCGTTTGAACAGATCGGTCCGTTGGCGGCCAATGTTCGTGATACGGCAAAACTCTTTTCCGTCATTGCCGGTCACGACAAAAAAGACTCGACGAGCGTCAACAAACCCTACGATGGGAACGTAGTTCCCGATATCTGCGGGAAAACGATCGGTATCCCGAAGGAATATTTCGGAGAGGGAGTTGATGCAGATGTCGAAGCACAGGTCCGTCTCGCAATCAATAAGCTCGAAGAACTCGGAGCAAAAACCACTGAGGTTTCACTCCCGTCCATGAAGTATGCCCTTCCGGCCTATTACGTTACCTGTACCTGCGAGGCAAGTTCCAATCTTGACCGATTCGACGGTGTCAGATTCGGTCCCGAACCGGAGATGAACCTCCCCTGGCACGATGCTTACACGAAAGTCCGTGAAGCAGGATTCGGGGCAGAAGTCAAACGCAGGATCCTTCTTGGAACATTCGCTCTCACGGCAGGATACTACGGAAAATACTATGTG from Methanocorpusculum sp. harbors:
- the speD gene encoding S-adenosylmethionine decarboxylase translates to MKQMTANHLTDAEVIAEFKKEDCWGLCTSIDLKECDPATIRDAEKIHQFVLELADLIDMKRFGEPQIIHFGPNDRVAGYSMTQLIETSLLSAHFANDTNAAYIDIFSCKEYVPSVAAAFCKKFFGAKGMNNTVFFRTI
- the gatC gene encoding Asp-tRNA(Asn)/Glu-tRNA(Gln) amidotransferase subunit GatC, which translates into the protein MVKENEVLHIAELADIGISSSELGKFTEHFNAILEYFDILDTLEATGPLERQLVNIFREDEVRPCISQEDALRNSHNPEDGYIRAPKVI
- the gatA gene encoding Asp-tRNA(Asn)/Glu-tRNA(Gln) amidotransferase subunit GatA; the encoded protein is MNDTYNAYLNTTEIPGTGSGILSGIRVSIKDNISTKDIETTCASKILKGYIPPYDAHAVTLLKAAGAVIAGKTNMDEFGMGSTTENSAFGPTLNPRDTTRVPGGSSGGSAAAIAGGLVPMALGSDTGGSIRCPAAWCGIVGLKPSYGRVSRFGLIAYANSFEQIGPLAANVRDTAKLFSVIAGHDKKDSTSVNKPYDGNVVPDICGKTIGIPKEYFGEGVDADVEAQVRLAINKLEELGAKTTEVSLPSMKYALPAYYVTCTCEASSNLDRFDGVRFGPEPEMNLPWHDAYTKVREAGFGAEVKRRILLGTFALTAGYYGKYYVKAQHARQLIAKDFAAALQTCDLLAGPTMPNVAPKIGELTADPLQMYLADILTVPANIAGIPAISIPCGTAHGMPVGLQLMGRMFGEETILNAALAYEEAV